One segment of Desulfosudis oleivorans Hxd3 DNA contains the following:
- the serC gene encoding 3-phosphoserine/phosphohydroxythreonine transaminase yields MSKRIYNFNPGPAALPLSVLEEIQATFLDFAGTGMSITEVSHRSKPFDAIINDAVTRVKRLLGIGDDFKVLFVQGGASMQFAMVPMNLLPDGKSADYVNTGTWSTKAIKETKILGKTVNVAASSEDRNFAYIPKELSLDPNAAYVHITSNNTIKGTQWADFPDTKGVPIVSDMSSDILSRPLDMSKFGLIYAGAQKNIGPAGVCMVIVKNDLLEKANTGLPSMLAYKTYADSNSLYNTPPCFTIYAIDLVLKWLEETIGGLEKMDAVNREKAALLYDLFDASSFYNGTADADSRSLMNVTFRLPSEDLEKRFVEEATKNDLGGLKGHRSVGGCRASIYNAMSMEGIQALVDFMKEFERTNG; encoded by the coding sequence ATGTCGAAACGTATTTACAATTTCAACCCCGGACCGGCCGCCCTCCCCTTGAGTGTACTGGAAGAGATACAGGCCACTTTTCTTGACTTTGCCGGCACCGGTATGTCCATCACCGAGGTCAGCCACCGGTCCAAACCCTTTGACGCCATCATCAACGACGCCGTGACCCGCGTGAAACGACTGCTGGGCATCGGCGACGACTTTAAGGTGCTGTTTGTTCAGGGCGGCGCCAGCATGCAGTTTGCCATGGTGCCCATGAACCTGCTTCCCGACGGTAAGTCCGCCGACTACGTGAACACCGGCACCTGGTCCACCAAGGCCATCAAGGAGACAAAAATCCTCGGCAAAACCGTTAACGTGGCGGCCTCGTCCGAAGACCGGAACTTTGCCTATATTCCAAAGGAACTCTCTCTTGATCCGAATGCCGCCTATGTGCACATCACCTCCAACAACACCATCAAGGGCACCCAGTGGGCCGATTTTCCCGACACAAAGGGCGTGCCCATTGTCAGCGACATGTCTTCCGATATTCTGAGCCGGCCCCTTGACATGAGCAAATTCGGCCTGATCTATGCCGGGGCACAGAAAAACATCGGTCCCGCCGGCGTCTGCATGGTCATTGTGAAAAACGACCTTCTGGAAAAAGCCAACACCGGCCTGCCCTCCATGCTGGCCTACAAAACCTATGCCGATTCCAATTCCCTGTACAACACCCCGCCCTGCTTTACCATCTACGCCATTGACCTGGTGCTCAAGTGGCTGGAAGAGACCATCGGCGGGCTGGAAAAGATGGATGCCGTCAACCGGGAAAAGGCGGCCCTGCTCTATGACCTGTTTGACGCCAGCAGCTTTTACAACGGCACGGCCGATGCCGACAGCCGGTCCCTGATGAACGTCACCTTCCGCCTGCCTTCCGAAGACCTGGAAAAACGGTTTGTGGAAGAGGCCACGAAAAACGATCTGGGCGGGCTGAAAGGCCACCGGTCCGTGGGCGGATGCCGGGCCTCCATCTACAACGCCATGTCCATGGAGGGGATTCAGGCCCTGGTGGATTTCATGAAGGAGTTTGAGCGGACAAACGGCTGA